Within the Paenibacillus sp. AN1007 genome, the region CGAAGCGATGACACGGATCAGGCAGAACCCGAAATTCGAGAAATTGCCGATCATTGCGCTTACAGCCAAGGCGATGAAAGAGGATCGCGGCAAATGTATTGAGGCTGGAGCATCTGATTATGTGAAAAAACCGATTCAAACCGATCAATTGTTATCATTAATGCGGGTGTGGTTGTATTCGTAAGCTCATTCTTTGGGTAATGAAGGACAATAACGAATACGCAAGTAACCAATGATGAAGTGGAGAGAAGTTATGACACCGTGGGAACCTAACGAGATGGGGGCAGATACGGTCCGTATACCGCAGGATGAAGAGCGTGAACTGATCGAGATTGAATTGCTTCTGGAGGGAATGCATCGTTTGTATGGGTATGACTTCAGAAATTATGCGCTGCCTTCACTAAGACGTAGAATATGGCACTATGCGCATGCAGAAGGTGTGAAAAGCATATCCGGGCTGCAGGAAAAAGTGCTGCACAACCGTTCGTCATTTGAACGGTTTGTACAGAATTTGTCCATTCCTGTAACGGAAATGTTTCGCGACCCATCGCTTTTCCGCATGTTCCGGGAAAAGATTATCCCAATCCTGAGAACCTATCCGTATATCCGGATATGGCATGCAGGCTGCTCTACGGGGGAAGAAGTTTACTCCATGGCGATTATGCTGCATGAGGAAGGCCTTTACGATAAGGCGCGAATCTACGCAACGGACATGAATGACCGTTCACTGCAGCAGGCTAAGGAAGGCGTATACGGTATTGAGAAAATGAAGTTGTTTACAACAAACTATCTGGAGGCAGGGGGCACAAAAGCCTTCTCCGAATACTATACAGCAAAATATAATTCCGTT harbors:
- a CDS encoding protein-glutamate O-methyltransferase CheR, whose protein sequence is MTPWEPNEMGADTVRIPQDEERELIEIELLLEGMHRLYGYDFRNYALPSLRRRIWHYAHAEGVKSISGLQEKVLHNRSSFERFVQNLSIPVTEMFRDPSLFRMFREKIIPILRTYPYIRIWHAGCSTGEEVYSMAIMLHEEGLYDKARIYATDMNDRSLQQAKEGVYGIEKMKLFTTNYLEAGGTKAFSEYYTAKYNSVIFHPFLQKNIIFAEHNLATDRSFNEFNVIFCRNVMIYFNDELRNHVHGLFHESLSHFGILVLGSKESIHFTEYSDAYEPLDRTEKIYRKIK